From a region of the Etheostoma cragini isolate CJK2018 chromosome 22, CSU_Ecrag_1.0, whole genome shotgun sequence genome:
- the zfhx2 gene encoding zinc finger homeobox protein 4 isoform X2: protein MQEESGETVSTASNGVAEWLCPLCQTGQTDRSSLSLHLTEQHSVLPSCVDKLLDIAVLKQCASGGEKEKSSLKSLGAESLQLKHAEDVRSDPCQSSESSDATQTLGDQEMEKARIMEQEEGKAEPEPEEEGNQATGATENPEIPDASEKSVGKNGVPADNNTQSFKCNACLETFASKSALKVHYNSASHIQRMTVPSVPVLSRPYISNKPYQCATCRVSYNHAITLESHMKSVLHQTRSRNAGIVAHAANSAVDSASLGGTTTTSALNTVVTTSGSGTNQLVTTTTTCAAPGTVMVTTTKDGEQIQTSQVAPSLLTSPVASAQAVSAFLTLLTSSPSTLSHSLLPSLFAASAAPGAAVPQLVPQPQMVMPLILNGLQAQTQQHQENQQGQLLTQCVPFVGLSTAQQALLTQRLNSLQNQWPSAGVPTNMQPCLEEQKQTVKCEREQGSDETVEEKISDQLKDRNNWTTENIKTDKREDSKDSAQCPNIEGKVKVEKNEDSGKALGHSTTDGDSATNQLDLEGDKAASLCLSPAGTDKSLRNKNLSPSASVPSNSSLSPLNLNLTLSPDSTPQKSQSGTSPCGSLGTPKSSPSTNALTNNQTRPHCNAMGSIYPDVPVLSEFQSEVLWAFFESRSEADAASPPREDCEALGREVGLSEEEVRRWLSQARHAKLRQRASELEHLRRLAGFTRHAQSSDNDYDDEENSLIIAEGDDDVEASGSQAIDLSSTRGKHRQKDLGREGQGDSCLTSDSENEVYTSVIVSDEESQNGSVREGPESPAKDEAQWEVHVDKGSVGGKVLRSTTVFLSDAEDEYEDEEGGGAQRAKRKKRKGEFERDEVEVKKERQDPDVDLELEAQGDPPSSQSHAEIPTSALHSLPLSLAPFSTQFLSPYVLSLTPSLVDGSKVPIFPNPPTITRFSSSLLSQSLSSHSQTSHYLSNGGDCESALDLSMGKNNSKSASSSSLADKIAAQKGQLLDGLGLRPTSKGLVVVQVKPEPVTSMSSSNSSMSLVNCNNMTKSSIYMRAAEKMNATLLEREREKEREQEQQRKSKGKRYRDMRRSRTIIQAEQLDILYGCYFKDPNPGKHEFEQISEWVHLPKKVVQIWFQNMRARERKGEVRFISDGTLAAVGKPLIKFTWPLSKPIFSNKPAPNNTGCITTAPIVRTLIKTERELVKELGKPPVVKKVAPIPIKPKEALSSTTVSPVNSSATAVPKTKLETTSNVTMVKVAPKVNTPVLLAPPKDPIPIAPRPAQKRKLEEESEEEKTDEEKDSENEMGPGPGVTNRMVPKLPTTPIHNRPPATTVVPQKQNGLNYWTPKVPIKINTLSREQLALPSHTSPRTIPPPPTPSIAPVSPNTPSSAKVASLSTPVVAKSSPTESSFLPHSSSRRPRTHLSCLQLSILQSCYETCAHPNAMECEAIGTELNLPLKVVQIWFQNTRAKEKRWRLQQEKMSPLSGGKVDMSSGSYLQYNALKANRPILPKPVQLTVTEPPASAVAGQPVPKETLTGRCDACNISFESRAAARAHVFSPRHLATLRTTNFGQPTTLVNKNGTGNGGPGGVVPGSQVPQSTLVTGSGEMVIESPPPTATSNS, encoded by the exons gaGGAGTCTGGAGAGACAGTGAGCACTGCAAGCAATGGAGTGGCAGAGTGGCTTTGCCCCCTGTGCCAAACAGGGCAAACAGACAGATCTTCCCTGTCTCTACATCTCACTGAGCAACACAGCGTGCTTCCATCTTGTGTcgacaaactgctggacatt GCTGTTCTAAAACAGTGTGCCagtggaggagaaaaggaaaaaagttcTCTAAAATCTTTAG gtgCTGAATCTTTGCAACTGAAGCACGCTGAAGACGTCCGTTCAGATCCCTGCCAATCTAGTGAGAGTTCAGACGCTACCCAGACGCTTGGAGACCAAGAGATGGAGAAAGCAAGAATAATGGAACAGGAGGAAGGTAAAGCTGAGCCAGAGCCAGAAGAGGAGGGAAATCAAGCTACAGGAGCAACTGAAAACCCGGAAATTCCAGACGCTAGTGAAAAGTCAGTTGGTAAAAATGGTGTGCCAGCTGATAATAACACCCAGTCATTCAAATGCAATGCCTGCCTGGAAACCTTTGCCAGCAAATCTGCTTTGAAAGTCCATTACAACTCTGCATCCCACATTCAAAGGATGACAGTTCCCTCAGTTCCTGTCCTGTCTCGGCCATATATATCAAACAAACCCTACCAGTGTGCTACATGTCGAGTCTCTTACAATCATGCCATCACCCTTGAGAGCCATATGAAATCTGTCTTGCACCAGACCCGCAGCAGAAATGCTGGAATTGTCGCACATGCTGCAAACAGCGCAGTTGATTCTGCTAGTTTGGGAGGTACTACCACCACCAGTGCTCTAAACACTGTGGTGACCACATCTGGAAGTGGAACCAATCAGTTAgttaccaccaccaccacctgtgCTGCACCTGGGACTGTGATGGTGACTACTACAAAAGACGGAGAGCAGATTCAAACTTCGCAAGTGGCTCCCTCCCTCCTCACCTCCCCAGTGGCCTCAGCTCAGGCAGTCTCAGCCTTTCTCACCCTCCTCACATCTAGTCCCAGCACCCTCTCAcactccctcctcccctccctgtTCGCGGCTAGTGCTGCTCCTGGTGCCGCCGTGCCTCAGCTCGTGCCTCAACCTCAAATGGTCATGCCCTTGATCTTGAATGGGCTCCAAGCCCAAACCCAGCAGCACCAAGAGAACCAGCAAGGTCAGCTCCTGACTCAGTGTGTGCCATTCGTAGGTCTCAGCACAGCCCAGCAAGCCCTCCTAACCCAAAGACTTAACAGCTTACAGAACCAGTGGCCCTCTGCAGGAGTTCCCACAAACATGCAGCCTTGCCTGGAAGAGCAAAAACAGACTGTAAAGTGTGAGCGAGAGCAGGGCAGTGATGAGACCGTTGAAGAGAAGATCTCGGATCAGCTCAAGGACAGGAATAATTGGACTACAGagaacattaaaacagataaacgTGAGGACAGTAAAGATTCTGCACAGTGTCCTAACATAGAAGGCAAAGTGAAGGTAGAGAAAAATGAAGACAGTGGGAAGGCACTTGGACATAGCACAACAGATGGAGACAGCGCGACTAATCAGTTGGACCTGGAAGGTGATAAAGCAGCTAgcctctgtctctccccagCAGGCACAGACAAGAGCCTCCGCAATAAGAATCTCTCGCCTTCTGCATCTGTGCCCAGCAACTCAAGCCTCAGTCCTTTAAATTTAAACCTTACACTTAGCCCCGATTCTACTCCTCAGAAATCACAATCAGGCACTAGCCCCTGTGGCTCTCTTGGCACTCCGAAATCCAGTCCGAGCACAAATGCCTTGACTAACAACCAAACTCGACCCCATTGTAATGCAATGGGGTCCATTTATCCAGACGTTCCAGTGCTGTCGGAGTTCCAGTCGGAGGTTCTCTGGGCGTTCTTTGAGTCACGCAGTGAGGCTGACGCTGCAAGTCCTCCCCGTGAGGACTGCGAGGCGCTGGGCAGAGAGGTTGGACTTTCTGAGGAAGAGGTACGCAGGTGGTTGAGCCAAGCTCGACATGCCAAACTGAGGCAGAGGGCGTCAGAGTTAGAACACCTGCGACGATTGGCAGGATTTACAAGGCATGCCCAAAGTTCTGACAATGACTATGATGACGAGGAAAACTCACTGATTATAGCAGAAGGTGATGATGATGTGGAAGCGTCAGGAAGTCAGGCAATAGATTTGTCTAGTACAagaggaaaacacagacagaaagatttGGGAAGGGAGGGTCAGGGAGATTCCTGTCTCACTTCTGACTCAGAAAATGAGGTATACACCTCTGTCATTGTGTCTGATGAGGAAAGTCAGAATGGGTCTGTGAGGGAGGGTCCTGAGAGCCCTGCTAAAGATGAAGCACAGTGGGAAGTTCATGTTGATAAGGGGTCAGTTGGAGGAAAAGTCTTGCGCTCCACAACTGTGTTTCTATCTGATGCAGAGGATGAGTATGAAGACGAGGAGGGCGGAGGGGCTCAGAGGGCCAAGAGAAAAAAGCGGAAAGGGGAGTTTGAGCGAGATGAGGTGGAGGTGAAGAAGGAGAGGCAGGACCCCGATGTGGATCTAGAGTTGGAGGCCCAAGGGGATCCTCCAAGTTCACAGTCCCACGCTGAGATTCCAACCAGCGCTCTGCACTCACTTCCTCTGTCCCTTGCTCCTTTTTCTACTCAGTTCCTGAGCCCCTATGTTCTCTCTCTTACTCCTTCATTGGTTGATGGGAGCAAAGTACCCATCTTTCCTAACCCGCCGACCATCACACGCTTCTCCAGCTCTCTTCTCTCGcagtctctctcctcccacagCCAAACTTCCCACTACCTGTCCAATGGCGGTGACTGTGAGTCCGCTCTGGATCTCAGCATGGGgaaaaacaactcaaaatctGCTTCTTCCTCATCTCTGGCTGATAAAATTGCTGCACAGAAGGGACAGTTGTTGGATGGGCTTGGTTTGAGGCCCACGTCCAAAGGTCTGGTAGTAGTCCAGGTGAAACCTGAACCCGTTACTTCCATGTCCTCTTCCAACAGCAGTATGAGTCTGGTGAACTGCAACAACATGACAAAGTCAAGTATTTACATGAGAGCAGCAGAGAAAATGAATGCCACACTAttggaaagggagagagagaaggaaagggagCAGGAGCAGCAGAGGAAGTCCAAAGGAAAAAGGTATCGGGATATGAGACGTTCAAGGACCATCATTCAAGCTGAACAACTTGACATTCTGTACGGCTGCTATTTCAAAGACCCAAATCCTGGGAAACATGAGTTTGAACAGATTTCAGAGTGGGTGCACCTTCCAAAGAAGGTTGTTCAGATTTGGTTCCAGAACATGAGGGCGAGGGAACGAAAGGGTGAGGTCCGATTCATCAGTGATGGGACCCTGGCAGCAGTTGGAAAACCTCTCATCAAATTTACCTGGCCTCTTTCAAAACCCATTTTCTCCAACAAGCCTGCTCCAAATAATACTGGGTGCATCACAACTGCTCCAATTGTGCGCACTCTCATTAAGACCGAGAGAGAGCTTGTAAAGGAGCTGGGCAAACCGCCCGTGGTAAAAAAAGTAGCCCCGATTCCTATCAAGCCCAAAGAGGCTCTTTCCTCTACCACTGTCTCTCCTGTGAACAGTAGTGCTACTGCAGTGCCAAAGACCAAGCTTGAAACCACCAGCAACGTCACGATGGTCAAAGTTGCACCCAAAGTCAACACGCCTGTTCTTTTAGCACCACCCAAGGATCCAATCCCTATTGCCCCGCGACCGGCCCAGAAACGAAAGCTGGAAGAGGAAAGCGAGGAAGAAAAGACCGATGAGGAGAAAGACAGTGAAAATGAGATGGGTCCTGGACCAGGGGTCACTAACCGCATGGTGCCCAAGCTGCCCACAACTCCTATCCACAACCGGCCTCCTGCCACGACAGTGGTGCCACAAAAGCAGAATGGGCTCAACTACTGGACCCCCAAGGTCCCCATCAAGATCAACACCCTATCAAGAGAACAATTGGCTCTTCCATCACACACGTCTCCCCGTACcatcccccctcctcccacccCCAGCATTGCGCCAGTTAGCCCTAATACCCCCAGCTCTGCCAAAGTGGCAAGCCTCTCCACCCCGGTTGTAGCTAAATCAAGCCCGACAGAAAGCAGCTTTCTGCCCCACTCATCCAGCCGTAGGCCCCGCACGCACCTGTCCTGCCTACAGCTGTCCATTCTGCAGTCCTGTTACGAGACCTGTGCCCACCCTAACGCCATGGAGTGCGAGGCAATCGGCACCGAGCTCAACCTGCCTCTCAAGGTGGTGCAGATCTGGTTCCAAAACACCAGAGCCAAGGAGAAGCGCTGGAGGCTTCAGCAAGAGAAAATG TCTCCACTGTCAGGGGGAAAGGTGGACATGAGTTCAGGAAGCTACCTGCAGTACAACGCTCTCAAAGCCAATCGTCCCATCCTGCCCAAACCTGTTCAGCTGACCGTTACTGAACCTCCAGCGTCCGCAGTGGCCGGCCAGCCGGTGCCGAAGGAGACCCTGACAGGCCGCTGTGACGCCTGCAACATCTCCTTTGAATCCCGGGCGGCAGCAAGGGCCCACGTCTTCTCCCCGCGTCATCTGGCAACCCTGAGAACCACTAACTTTGGCCAGCCGACGACGCTCGTCAACAAGAACGGAACGGGTAACGGCGGGCCTGGCGGTGTTGTGCCGGGCTCACAGGTCCCTCAATCCACTCTGGTAACCGGTTCCGGGGAGATGGTTATCGAGTCGCCTCCACCGACGGCCACCAGCAACAGTTAG
- the zfhx2 gene encoding zinc finger homeobox protein 4 isoform X1, with protein sequence MPDWQPTIRGEESGETVSTASNGVAEWLCPLCQTGQTDRSSLSLHLTEQHSVLPSCVDKLLDIAVLKQCASGGEKEKSSLKSLGAESLQLKHAEDVRSDPCQSSESSDATQTLGDQEMEKARIMEQEEGKAEPEPEEEGNQATGATENPEIPDASEKSVGKNGVPADNNTQSFKCNACLETFASKSALKVHYNSASHIQRMTVPSVPVLSRPYISNKPYQCATCRVSYNHAITLESHMKSVLHQTRSRNAGIVAHAANSAVDSASLGGTTTTSALNTVVTTSGSGTNQLVTTTTTCAAPGTVMVTTTKDGEQIQTSQVAPSLLTSPVASAQAVSAFLTLLTSSPSTLSHSLLPSLFAASAAPGAAVPQLVPQPQMVMPLILNGLQAQTQQHQENQQGQLLTQCVPFVGLSTAQQALLTQRLNSLQNQWPSAGVPTNMQPCLEEQKQTVKCEREQGSDETVEEKISDQLKDRNNWTTENIKTDKREDSKDSAQCPNIEGKVKVEKNEDSGKALGHSTTDGDSATNQLDLEGDKAASLCLSPAGTDKSLRNKNLSPSASVPSNSSLSPLNLNLTLSPDSTPQKSQSGTSPCGSLGTPKSSPSTNALTNNQTRPHCNAMGSIYPDVPVLSEFQSEVLWAFFESRSEADAASPPREDCEALGREVGLSEEEVRRWLSQARHAKLRQRASELEHLRRLAGFTRHAQSSDNDYDDEENSLIIAEGDDDVEASGSQAIDLSSTRGKHRQKDLGREGQGDSCLTSDSENEVYTSVIVSDEESQNGSVREGPESPAKDEAQWEVHVDKGSVGGKVLRSTTVFLSDAEDEYEDEEGGGAQRAKRKKRKGEFERDEVEVKKERQDPDVDLELEAQGDPPSSQSHAEIPTSALHSLPLSLAPFSTQFLSPYVLSLTPSLVDGSKVPIFPNPPTITRFSSSLLSQSLSSHSQTSHYLSNGGDCESALDLSMGKNNSKSASSSSLADKIAAQKGQLLDGLGLRPTSKGLVVVQVKPEPVTSMSSSNSSMSLVNCNNMTKSSIYMRAAEKMNATLLEREREKEREQEQQRKSKGKRYRDMRRSRTIIQAEQLDILYGCYFKDPNPGKHEFEQISEWVHLPKKVVQIWFQNMRARERKGEVRFISDGTLAAVGKPLIKFTWPLSKPIFSNKPAPNNTGCITTAPIVRTLIKTERELVKELGKPPVVKKVAPIPIKPKEALSSTTVSPVNSSATAVPKTKLETTSNVTMVKVAPKVNTPVLLAPPKDPIPIAPRPAQKRKLEEESEEEKTDEEKDSENEMGPGPGVTNRMVPKLPTTPIHNRPPATTVVPQKQNGLNYWTPKVPIKINTLSREQLALPSHTSPRTIPPPPTPSIAPVSPNTPSSAKVASLSTPVVAKSSPTESSFLPHSSSRRPRTHLSCLQLSILQSCYETCAHPNAMECEAIGTELNLPLKVVQIWFQNTRAKEKRWRLQQEKMSPLSGGKVDMSSGSYLQYNALKANRPILPKPVQLTVTEPPASAVAGQPVPKETLTGRCDACNISFESRAAARAHVFSPRHLATLRTTNFGQPTTLVNKNGTGNGGPGGVVPGSQVPQSTLVTGSGEMVIESPPPTATSNS encoded by the exons gaGGAGTCTGGAGAGACAGTGAGCACTGCAAGCAATGGAGTGGCAGAGTGGCTTTGCCCCCTGTGCCAAACAGGGCAAACAGACAGATCTTCCCTGTCTCTACATCTCACTGAGCAACACAGCGTGCTTCCATCTTGTGTcgacaaactgctggacatt GCTGTTCTAAAACAGTGTGCCagtggaggagaaaaggaaaaaagttcTCTAAAATCTTTAG gtgCTGAATCTTTGCAACTGAAGCACGCTGAAGACGTCCGTTCAGATCCCTGCCAATCTAGTGAGAGTTCAGACGCTACCCAGACGCTTGGAGACCAAGAGATGGAGAAAGCAAGAATAATGGAACAGGAGGAAGGTAAAGCTGAGCCAGAGCCAGAAGAGGAGGGAAATCAAGCTACAGGAGCAACTGAAAACCCGGAAATTCCAGACGCTAGTGAAAAGTCAGTTGGTAAAAATGGTGTGCCAGCTGATAATAACACCCAGTCATTCAAATGCAATGCCTGCCTGGAAACCTTTGCCAGCAAATCTGCTTTGAAAGTCCATTACAACTCTGCATCCCACATTCAAAGGATGACAGTTCCCTCAGTTCCTGTCCTGTCTCGGCCATATATATCAAACAAACCCTACCAGTGTGCTACATGTCGAGTCTCTTACAATCATGCCATCACCCTTGAGAGCCATATGAAATCTGTCTTGCACCAGACCCGCAGCAGAAATGCTGGAATTGTCGCACATGCTGCAAACAGCGCAGTTGATTCTGCTAGTTTGGGAGGTACTACCACCACCAGTGCTCTAAACACTGTGGTGACCACATCTGGAAGTGGAACCAATCAGTTAgttaccaccaccaccacctgtgCTGCACCTGGGACTGTGATGGTGACTACTACAAAAGACGGAGAGCAGATTCAAACTTCGCAAGTGGCTCCCTCCCTCCTCACCTCCCCAGTGGCCTCAGCTCAGGCAGTCTCAGCCTTTCTCACCCTCCTCACATCTAGTCCCAGCACCCTCTCAcactccctcctcccctccctgtTCGCGGCTAGTGCTGCTCCTGGTGCCGCCGTGCCTCAGCTCGTGCCTCAACCTCAAATGGTCATGCCCTTGATCTTGAATGGGCTCCAAGCCCAAACCCAGCAGCACCAAGAGAACCAGCAAGGTCAGCTCCTGACTCAGTGTGTGCCATTCGTAGGTCTCAGCACAGCCCAGCAAGCCCTCCTAACCCAAAGACTTAACAGCTTACAGAACCAGTGGCCCTCTGCAGGAGTTCCCACAAACATGCAGCCTTGCCTGGAAGAGCAAAAACAGACTGTAAAGTGTGAGCGAGAGCAGGGCAGTGATGAGACCGTTGAAGAGAAGATCTCGGATCAGCTCAAGGACAGGAATAATTGGACTACAGagaacattaaaacagataaacgTGAGGACAGTAAAGATTCTGCACAGTGTCCTAACATAGAAGGCAAAGTGAAGGTAGAGAAAAATGAAGACAGTGGGAAGGCACTTGGACATAGCACAACAGATGGAGACAGCGCGACTAATCAGTTGGACCTGGAAGGTGATAAAGCAGCTAgcctctgtctctccccagCAGGCACAGACAAGAGCCTCCGCAATAAGAATCTCTCGCCTTCTGCATCTGTGCCCAGCAACTCAAGCCTCAGTCCTTTAAATTTAAACCTTACACTTAGCCCCGATTCTACTCCTCAGAAATCACAATCAGGCACTAGCCCCTGTGGCTCTCTTGGCACTCCGAAATCCAGTCCGAGCACAAATGCCTTGACTAACAACCAAACTCGACCCCATTGTAATGCAATGGGGTCCATTTATCCAGACGTTCCAGTGCTGTCGGAGTTCCAGTCGGAGGTTCTCTGGGCGTTCTTTGAGTCACGCAGTGAGGCTGACGCTGCAAGTCCTCCCCGTGAGGACTGCGAGGCGCTGGGCAGAGAGGTTGGACTTTCTGAGGAAGAGGTACGCAGGTGGTTGAGCCAAGCTCGACATGCCAAACTGAGGCAGAGGGCGTCAGAGTTAGAACACCTGCGACGATTGGCAGGATTTACAAGGCATGCCCAAAGTTCTGACAATGACTATGATGACGAGGAAAACTCACTGATTATAGCAGAAGGTGATGATGATGTGGAAGCGTCAGGAAGTCAGGCAATAGATTTGTCTAGTACAagaggaaaacacagacagaaagatttGGGAAGGGAGGGTCAGGGAGATTCCTGTCTCACTTCTGACTCAGAAAATGAGGTATACACCTCTGTCATTGTGTCTGATGAGGAAAGTCAGAATGGGTCTGTGAGGGAGGGTCCTGAGAGCCCTGCTAAAGATGAAGCACAGTGGGAAGTTCATGTTGATAAGGGGTCAGTTGGAGGAAAAGTCTTGCGCTCCACAACTGTGTTTCTATCTGATGCAGAGGATGAGTATGAAGACGAGGAGGGCGGAGGGGCTCAGAGGGCCAAGAGAAAAAAGCGGAAAGGGGAGTTTGAGCGAGATGAGGTGGAGGTGAAGAAGGAGAGGCAGGACCCCGATGTGGATCTAGAGTTGGAGGCCCAAGGGGATCCTCCAAGTTCACAGTCCCACGCTGAGATTCCAACCAGCGCTCTGCACTCACTTCCTCTGTCCCTTGCTCCTTTTTCTACTCAGTTCCTGAGCCCCTATGTTCTCTCTCTTACTCCTTCATTGGTTGATGGGAGCAAAGTACCCATCTTTCCTAACCCGCCGACCATCACACGCTTCTCCAGCTCTCTTCTCTCGcagtctctctcctcccacagCCAAACTTCCCACTACCTGTCCAATGGCGGTGACTGTGAGTCCGCTCTGGATCTCAGCATGGGgaaaaacaactcaaaatctGCTTCTTCCTCATCTCTGGCTGATAAAATTGCTGCACAGAAGGGACAGTTGTTGGATGGGCTTGGTTTGAGGCCCACGTCCAAAGGTCTGGTAGTAGTCCAGGTGAAACCTGAACCCGTTACTTCCATGTCCTCTTCCAACAGCAGTATGAGTCTGGTGAACTGCAACAACATGACAAAGTCAAGTATTTACATGAGAGCAGCAGAGAAAATGAATGCCACACTAttggaaagggagagagagaaggaaagggagCAGGAGCAGCAGAGGAAGTCCAAAGGAAAAAGGTATCGGGATATGAGACGTTCAAGGACCATCATTCAAGCTGAACAACTTGACATTCTGTACGGCTGCTATTTCAAAGACCCAAATCCTGGGAAACATGAGTTTGAACAGATTTCAGAGTGGGTGCACCTTCCAAAGAAGGTTGTTCAGATTTGGTTCCAGAACATGAGGGCGAGGGAACGAAAGGGTGAGGTCCGATTCATCAGTGATGGGACCCTGGCAGCAGTTGGAAAACCTCTCATCAAATTTACCTGGCCTCTTTCAAAACCCATTTTCTCCAACAAGCCTGCTCCAAATAATACTGGGTGCATCACAACTGCTCCAATTGTGCGCACTCTCATTAAGACCGAGAGAGAGCTTGTAAAGGAGCTGGGCAAACCGCCCGTGGTAAAAAAAGTAGCCCCGATTCCTATCAAGCCCAAAGAGGCTCTTTCCTCTACCACTGTCTCTCCTGTGAACAGTAGTGCTACTGCAGTGCCAAAGACCAAGCTTGAAACCACCAGCAACGTCACGATGGTCAAAGTTGCACCCAAAGTCAACACGCCTGTTCTTTTAGCACCACCCAAGGATCCAATCCCTATTGCCCCGCGACCGGCCCAGAAACGAAAGCTGGAAGAGGAAAGCGAGGAAGAAAAGACCGATGAGGAGAAAGACAGTGAAAATGAGATGGGTCCTGGACCAGGGGTCACTAACCGCATGGTGCCCAAGCTGCCCACAACTCCTATCCACAACCGGCCTCCTGCCACGACAGTGGTGCCACAAAAGCAGAATGGGCTCAACTACTGGACCCCCAAGGTCCCCATCAAGATCAACACCCTATCAAGAGAACAATTGGCTCTTCCATCACACACGTCTCCCCGTACcatcccccctcctcccacccCCAGCATTGCGCCAGTTAGCCCTAATACCCCCAGCTCTGCCAAAGTGGCAAGCCTCTCCACCCCGGTTGTAGCTAAATCAAGCCCGACAGAAAGCAGCTTTCTGCCCCACTCATCCAGCCGTAGGCCCCGCACGCACCTGTCCTGCCTACAGCTGTCCATTCTGCAGTCCTGTTACGAGACCTGTGCCCACCCTAACGCCATGGAGTGCGAGGCAATCGGCACCGAGCTCAACCTGCCTCTCAAGGTGGTGCAGATCTGGTTCCAAAACACCAGAGCCAAGGAGAAGCGCTGGAGGCTTCAGCAAGAGAAAATG TCTCCACTGTCAGGGGGAAAGGTGGACATGAGTTCAGGAAGCTACCTGCAGTACAACGCTCTCAAAGCCAATCGTCCCATCCTGCCCAAACCTGTTCAGCTGACCGTTACTGAACCTCCAGCGTCCGCAGTGGCCGGCCAGCCGGTGCCGAAGGAGACCCTGACAGGCCGCTGTGACGCCTGCAACATCTCCTTTGAATCCCGGGCGGCAGCAAGGGCCCACGTCTTCTCCCCGCGTCATCTGGCAACCCTGAGAACCACTAACTTTGGCCAGCCGACGACGCTCGTCAACAAGAACGGAACGGGTAACGGCGGGCCTGGCGGTGTTGTGCCGGGCTCACAGGTCCCTCAATCCACTCTGGTAACCGGTTCCGGGGAGATGGTTATCGAGTCGCCTCCACCGACGGCCACCAGCAACAGTTAG